One stretch of Limnohabitans sp. DNA includes these proteins:
- a CDS encoding fumarylacetoacetate hydrolase family protein — MTFVFSPMSVVSVPVRGHVERFPVHRIYCVGRNYEEHAKEMGFTGREPPFFFLKPTDSLVVVEAGQTGAMPYPSLTQNLHHEIELVVAIGQGGRNISAANAAQHIYGYAVGLDMTRRDLQNEMKKQGRPWCIGKAFDHSAPIGPITPKGQAGDVNNAEISLQVNGADRQRSNVAKLIWNVAETIEHLSAAWELRPGDLIFTGTPEGVAAVVKGDVLAGQITGLDPLPIRIDG, encoded by the coding sequence ATGACTTTTGTATTCTCACCCATGTCGGTGGTCTCGGTGCCAGTGCGGGGACACGTCGAACGTTTTCCAGTGCACCGCATCTATTGTGTGGGCCGCAATTACGAAGAACACGCGAAAGAGATGGGCTTCACTGGGCGCGAGCCGCCCTTCTTCTTCCTCAAGCCCACCGACAGCCTGGTGGTGGTTGAAGCTGGCCAGACCGGTGCCATGCCTTACCCCAGCCTCACGCAAAACCTGCACCATGAAATCGAACTGGTGGTGGCCATTGGCCAAGGTGGGCGCAACATTTCGGCAGCCAACGCGGCGCAACACATCTATGGTTATGCCGTGGGCCTTGACATGACGCGCCGCGACCTGCAAAACGAGATGAAAAAACAAGGCCGCCCCTGGTGCATCGGCAAAGCCTTTGACCATTCGGCCCCCATCGGCCCCATTACCCCCAAAGGGCAAGCTGGTGATGTGAACAATGCCGAGATCAGCCTGCAAGTCAACGGTGCAGACCGCCAGCGCAGCAACGTGGCCAAACTCATCTGGAATGTGGCTGAAACCATTGAACACCTGTCCGCTGCCTGGGAGCTACGACCCGGTGACCTGATTTTCACGGGCACTCCGGAGGGTGTGGCCGCCGTGGTCAAAGGCGATGTGCTGGCAGGGCAAATCACCGGCCTAGACCCACTTCCAATCCGGATCGATGGATGA
- a CDS encoding TRAP transporter substrate-binding protein, with amino-acid sequence MKKFLQQTALAAGLMAVGFGVNAQTITLKVHHFLGPQSIQHTTMLGDWCKNIARDSKDRLKCEIYPAMQLGGTPPQLYDQAKDGVADVVWHVAGSSAGRFPKTQVFELPFTMTNAAATSRAAWDFVQKHAMDEHKDVKLLAVHVHGPGVIFTKDKQVTKMEDFKGLKMRAPTANVTRMLAKLGATPVGMPVPQVPEALSKGVIDGAVIPYEVAPGLKVHELTKFSAETDKSYPALYTTVFVMPMNKAKYDSLPADLKAVIDKNSGRELSAFLGATQAGNDVPGRKVFEETKTQTITVIPPSELARWKKATDEQDDEWVQSMNKRGLNGAALLKDAQDLIKQYTK; translated from the coding sequence ATGAAGAAATTCCTGCAACAAACGGCCTTGGCCGCAGGCCTGATGGCCGTTGGTTTTGGCGTCAACGCCCAAACCATCACCCTGAAGGTGCACCACTTTTTGGGCCCACAGTCCATCCAGCACACCACCATGCTGGGCGACTGGTGCAAGAACATTGCACGCGACTCCAAAGACCGCCTGAAGTGCGAAATCTACCCCGCCATGCAATTGGGCGGCACGCCACCTCAGCTGTATGACCAGGCCAAAGACGGCGTGGCCGATGTGGTTTGGCACGTGGCCGGTTCATCGGCAGGTCGCTTCCCCAAGACACAGGTGTTTGAGTTGCCTTTCACCATGACCAACGCTGCAGCGACCAGCCGTGCCGCTTGGGACTTTGTGCAAAAGCACGCCATGGATGAGCACAAGGATGTCAAGCTTTTGGCCGTTCATGTGCACGGCCCTGGCGTGATTTTTACCAAAGACAAACAAGTCACCAAAATGGAAGACTTCAAGGGTCTGAAAATGCGTGCACCTACAGCCAACGTCACCAGAATGTTGGCCAAGCTGGGTGCCACCCCCGTGGGTATGCCCGTACCCCAGGTGCCCGAAGCCCTGTCCAAAGGCGTGATCGATGGTGCGGTGATTCCTTACGAAGTCGCTCCAGGTCTGAAGGTTCACGAGTTGACCAAGTTCAGCGCAGAAACAGACAAGAGCTATCCGGCTTTGTACACCACCGTGTTTGTCATGCCCATGAACAAAGCCAAGTACGACTCTCTGCCCGCTGATCTGAAGGCCGTCATTGACAAGAACTCCGGTCGTGAATTGTCGGCATTCCTGGGTGCCACGCAAGCAGGCAACGATGTACCAGGACGTAAAGTGTTTGAAGAAACCAAAACCCAGACCATCACCGTGATCCCGCCCTCTGAACTGGCACGCTGGAAGAAGGCCACCGACGAGCAGGACGACGAATGGGTCCAATCGATGAACAAACGCGGCCTCAATGGCGCGGCTTTGCTCAAAGACGCTCAAGACCTGATCAAGCAATACACCAAGTAA
- a CDS encoding TRAP transporter small permease gives MTCYSLIGRNFFNSALIGDFELTGVGVGAAIALFMPLCQLKRENIIVDFFTAKCSRQFNFKLDRLGDLVMMAIFSLLAWRCGAAAIKAKENMGASMLLEFPDWIVLTSMCIPFGITAVIAAMQVITKFDKNKVAP, from the coding sequence ATGACCTGCTACAGCCTGATCGGACGCAATTTTTTCAACTCGGCCCTGATTGGCGACTTTGAATTGACGGGTGTGGGTGTCGGCGCGGCCATTGCCCTGTTCATGCCACTTTGTCAGCTCAAGCGTGAAAACATCATTGTGGATTTTTTCACGGCCAAGTGCAGCAGGCAGTTCAACTTCAAACTGGACCGACTGGGTGATCTGGTGATGATGGCGATTTTTTCCCTGCTTGCATGGCGTTGCGGTGCTGCAGCCATCAAAGCCAAAGAAAACATGGGCGCCTCCATGCTGCTGGAGTTCCCCGACTGGATCGTTTTGACCAGCATGTGCATTCCGTTCGGCATCACAGCGGTGATCGCTGCGATGCAAGTGATCACCAAATTTGACAAAAACAAGGTTGCACCATGA
- a CDS encoding TRAP transporter large permease, translated as MTPITLALMIFGIMLLLMVVRVPIAGAMFLAGTSGFILQTGVPTYLNFLNNLAFARLANYDLSVIPLFILMGHFATQGGISKALFQFAAAVMGRFKGGLAMGAVLACGAFGAICGSSVATAATITGVALPEMKRHGYSGRLSTGTLAAGGTLGILIPPSVPLVIYAIMTEQNIAKLFAAAMVPGLIAMVGYMIAIAIYVRLVPGQAPDQEDREELTFEALKGILPIAFIFILVFGGIYAGFFTPTEGAAVGAASTFLAALLKRELTWDKFLHCFHATAISSAMIFMIFMGADVMNAALARTQVPAQLAEMVVAMNMAPLLVVGGILLLYVVLGAVMDELSMLLLTIPIFFPIIMKLDFGMTPEYTAIWFGIMVLMTVGFGMLAPPVGLNVYVVNGMAKDVPLSESYKGIMPFLISDTVRTLLLLFFPGISLFLIQYLT; from the coding sequence ATGACCCCGATCACGCTGGCTTTGATGATTTTCGGGATCATGCTGCTGCTGATGGTGGTCCGCGTGCCCATTGCGGGCGCCATGTTCCTGGCAGGCACATCCGGATTCATCCTGCAAACAGGTGTTCCAACCTATTTGAACTTTCTTAACAACTTGGCTTTTGCAAGACTGGCCAACTACGACCTATCGGTCATTCCTCTTTTCATCTTGATGGGGCACTTTGCAACGCAAGGTGGCATCAGCAAGGCCTTGTTCCAGTTTGCCGCCGCCGTGATGGGCCGCTTCAAGGGTGGTCTGGCCATGGGCGCCGTGCTCGCTTGTGGAGCCTTTGGAGCCATTTGCGGGTCATCTGTGGCCACAGCAGCGACCATCACAGGTGTGGCTCTGCCGGAAATGAAACGCCATGGCTATTCAGGTCGTCTGTCCACAGGCACTCTGGCAGCTGGCGGCACATTGGGCATTTTGATTCCGCCTTCGGTGCCGCTGGTCATTTACGCCATCATGACCGAACAGAACATCGCCAAGTTGTTTGCTGCCGCCATGGTGCCCGGCCTGATTGCCATGGTGGGCTACATGATCGCCATCGCCATTTATGTGCGCCTCGTGCCGGGTCAGGCCCCTGACCAAGAAGACCGAGAAGAACTCACCTTCGAAGCACTTAAAGGCATTTTGCCCATCGCCTTCATTTTTATTCTGGTCTTTGGCGGCATCTATGCAGGCTTCTTCACCCCGACCGAAGGGGCTGCCGTGGGTGCGGCATCCACCTTTTTGGCGGCCTTGCTCAAGCGTGAGCTGACCTGGGACAAATTTTTGCATTGCTTCCATGCTACTGCGATCAGCTCTGCGATGATCTTCATGATCTTCATGGGGGCCGATGTCATGAACGCCGCCCTGGCTCGCACACAAGTGCCGGCCCAACTGGCCGAAATGGTGGTGGCCATGAATATGGCACCCTTACTCGTGGTCGGCGGCATTCTGCTGCTGTATGTGGTGCTGGGCGCGGTGATGGATGAACTGTCCATGCTGCTGTTGACCATCCCGATCTTCTTTCCGATCATCATGAAGCTGGACTTCGGCATGACGCCGGAATACACCGCGATCTGGTTCGGCATCATGGTGCTGATGACGGTGGGTTTTGGCATGCTGGCACCGCCCGTCGGGCTCAACGTCTATGTGGTCAACGGCATGGCCAAAGACGTACCACTGAGCGAAAGCTACAAAGGCATCATGCCCTTCCTGATCAGCGACACTGTGCGCACCCTGTTGTTGCTGTTCTTCCCAGGCATATCGCTCTTCCTGATCCAATACCTGACCTGA